The following are encoded in a window of Thermococcus alcaliphilus genomic DNA:
- a CDS encoding DNA-binding protein: MAEDIEEIRKKKLLELQKRLAEQQKEEEERVRQEMELEAQLNAIMKQILTPEARERLARVKLVRPELARQVELILVQLYQAGQITERITDEKLKKILAQIDARTRREFRIKW; encoded by the coding sequence ATGGCTGAGGACATAGAGGAGATTAGAAAGAAAAAACTTTTGGAGCTTCAGAAGAGACTTGCAGAGCAGCAGAAAGAGGAAGAAGAAAGGGTAAGGCAGGAGATGGAATTAGAAGCTCAGCTAAATGCTATAATGAAGCAAATTCTCACACCCGAGGCGAGGGAAAGGCTTGCGAGGGTTAAGCTTGTGAGGCCCGAGCTTGCGAGACAAGTAGAGTTGATTCTCGTTCAGTTATACCAAGCAGGCCAGATAACCGAGAGAATCACGGATGAAAAACTTAAAAAGATTTTGGCTCAAATAGATGCCAGAACGAGAAGAGAATTTAGGATTAAATGGTGA
- a CDS encoding ABC transporter ATP-binding protein produces the protein MGIVEVMNVTKKFPSSNGEVVAVDNISFKVKKGRVFGILGPNGAGKTTTLRMIATIYRPDSGRILVDGIDVIENPNQVRKRIAYMTQEPDLSPALSVRDYIIYYFRFRGLSKREARQRCDYALKTFNLKEHAYKKPFQLSTGLKRRIQLACVLLSNTPLVFLDEPTAGIDPKSKRETWKLIEEMVKEKGMTVLLTSHDLYEVEYLADEVLIINRGRIVAQGAPSELKERFGKTLRVVTRNPIGDFERLKRTLMELEDVKGVNPISANSFEVQLSSLDNPLNEVLQATISQELEVIEIFATTLNFEDVYLNIIDVGGEVDGETQ, from the coding sequence ATGGGAATAGTTGAAGTAATGAATGTAACAAAAAAATTTCCCAGCTCTAATGGAGAAGTCGTGGCGGTTGACAATATCAGTTTCAAAGTCAAGAAAGGTCGTGTTTTTGGAATACTTGGGCCAAACGGAGCGGGAAAAACCACCACTTTAAGAATGATAGCCACAATCTATCGGCCAGACAGCGGAAGAATACTGGTGGATGGAATAGATGTCATTGAGAATCCAAACCAGGTTAGAAAAAGAATAGCTTACATGACCCAAGAACCGGACCTTTCGCCGGCTCTATCGGTTAGGGACTACATAATATACTATTTCCGGTTTAGAGGACTTAGCAAAAGAGAAGCAAGACAACGCTGTGATTATGCTCTCAAGACCTTTAACCTCAAAGAGCATGCCTACAAAAAACCATTTCAGCTAAGTACAGGACTTAAAAGAAGAATCCAGCTGGCGTGCGTGCTTTTGAGTAATACTCCCCTGGTATTTCTCGATGAACCTACAGCAGGGATTGATCCAAAAAGCAAGAGGGAAACATGGAAGCTGATTGAAGAGATGGTTAAAGAAAAAGGGATGACTGTTCTTTTAACAAGTCACGATCTGTATGAAGTGGAGTACCTAGCAGATGAGGTGTTAATTATAAATCGCGGAAGGATAGTTGCCCAAGGGGCCCCTTCAGAGCTAAAAGAAAGGTTTGGAAAGACTCTGAGGGTAGTCACAAGGAACCCAATAGGGGATTTTGAAAGGTTGAAGAGAACCCTTATGGAGCTTGAGGATGTTAAAGGTGTTAACCCAATTAGTGCAAATTCCTTTGAAGTACAGCTGAGCTCTTTGGATAACCCCCTAAACGAGGTTCTTCAAGCAACAATCTCCCAAGAGCTGGAGGTAATTGAAATATTTGCCACTACCCTGAACTTTGAAGATGTCTACCTGAATATAATAGACGTTGGAGGTGAAGTGGATGGCGAAACTCAGTGA
- the pfpI gene encoding deglycase PfpI, translating into MKVLFLSADGFEDLELIYPLHRIKEEGHEVYVASNKKDTITGKHGYSVKVDLLFDEVDPDEFDALVLPGGRAPEIVRINPKAVEIAKKMFEAGKPVATICHGPQILISAGVLKGRKGTCVVTIKDDLINAGAEYIDKEVVVDGNWVSSRHPGDLYAWMREFVKLLK; encoded by the coding sequence ATGAAAGTGCTGTTTTTAAGTGCGGATGGATTTGAGGATTTGGAGTTAATATATCCCCTCCATCGCATAAAAGAGGAAGGACATGAGGTATACGTGGCAAGCAACAAGAAGGACACCATAACCGGAAAGCACGGCTACTCTGTAAAGGTTGACCTGCTGTTTGACGAAGTAGATCCAGATGAGTTTGATGCACTCGTATTGCCCGGTGGAAGAGCTCCAGAGATAGTTAGGATAAACCCAAAGGCCGTTGAGATAGCTAAAAAGATGTTCGAGGCTGGAAAGCCAGTAGCGACAATATGCCACGGCCCGCAGATACTAATCTCTGCAGGAGTCTTAAAGGGAAGAAAAGGAACGTGTGTTGTCACAATAAAAGACGACCTCATAAACGCGGGTGCAGAGTACATTGACAAGGAAGTTGTCGTTGATGGCAACTGGGTAAGTTCAAGACATCCCGGGGATTTATACGCATGGATGAGAGAATTTGTAAAGCTTTTGAAGTGA
- a CDS encoding ABC transporter permease — MAKLSELLSSFRVAMSRETKVGIDLEFWLGTMFEPVIYVLIFGPLMEKLIGGINIGGVEISYLAFMFPGVLTLVGINQGFRGATTFIQDRFYGGLETLFTLPISRSILFIAKILGACLRAFVAMATLSLLVVIVSEDVSLTPLNFIKSFLVNSTLVVILSSLMIWLLSKGRNPNLPMAISGIIMLPMMFLSTVFYPKEVFEGNKLLSLVVSVNPMTHTSNITRSLIYRIPLSSSVVVTSLAYLTSLTFIALLLGLRGFTRALEK; from the coding sequence ATGGCGAAACTCAGTGAATTACTTTCATCTTTTCGAGTTGCCATGTCAAGAGAAACTAAGGTTGGCATAGACCTGGAATTCTGGCTGGGAACAATGTTTGAACCAGTAATATATGTTCTAATTTTTGGCCCCCTAATGGAGAAGCTCATAGGAGGAATAAACATTGGCGGGGTGGAAATCTCATACCTTGCATTTATGTTCCCGGGAGTATTAACTTTAGTGGGTATAAATCAGGGGTTCAGAGGAGCGACAACATTCATTCAAGATCGTTTCTATGGGGGCTTAGAAACTCTTTTCACACTCCCGATTTCAAGGTCAATTCTGTTTATTGCTAAGATTTTAGGAGCTTGCTTAAGGGCATTTGTTGCCATGGCAACATTATCGCTTCTCGTTGTTATAGTCTCAGAGGATGTTTCTTTGACACCATTGAACTTTATCAAAAGTTTTTTGGTCAATTCCACCCTCGTTGTAATACTTTCGAGCCTTATGATATGGCTGTTGTCTAAGGGGCGGAACCCTAACCTTCCAATGGCAATATCTGGAATAATAATGCTTCCCATGATGTTCCTTTCCACGGTATTCTATCCAAAGGAGGTATTCGAGGGTAACAAGTTGCTCAGTTTAGTAGTTTCAGTAAACCCGATGACACATACATCAAACATTACTAGAAGCCTTATTTACAGAATCCCTCTTTCTTCATCCGTAGTTGTCACATCACTAGCATACCTTACGAGTTTGACATTCATAGCCCTATTGCTTGGGCTGAGAGGCTTTACAAGAGCACTGGAGAAGTAA
- a CDS encoding DUF257 family protein codes for MKEEFETSVWNYLKSLKWGEYVIVEHSSSDPTHLLFYVMINQLKESDVPFVVIDVLDKYYLLRMHLASAGIDTSILDDIPVIKLGGVRHVGKITSLVERVEISQDAPVWIRHYRDALRRVEEKLGRYVKLIVGIDSLLQLYEDNIWELNALMLAGFASMMGDKASKGIVFLNSSVLNPKTVLKLEEIFPRVLKLELKEGQLILRIEKSVDFDEYGQEIKVNAQKLQDELRT; via the coding sequence ATGAAAGAAGAATTTGAGACCTCTGTATGGAATTACTTGAAAAGCCTAAAATGGGGAGAATATGTAATAGTGGAGCACAGTTCCAGTGATCCCACACATCTACTTTTTTACGTTATGATCAACCAACTGAAGGAAAGCGATGTTCCGTTTGTAGTTATAGACGTGCTTGATAAGTACTACCTCCTTAGAATGCATTTAGCAAGTGCCGGGATTGATACGAGCATACTGGATGATATTCCGGTGATTAAACTAGGAGGAGTGCGCCACGTTGGGAAGATTACAAGTCTAGTAGAGAGAGTTGAAATTTCTCAAGATGCTCCAGTGTGGATACGACACTATCGGGATGCCCTCCGCAGAGTCGAAGAAAAGCTCGGCAGATATGTCAAGCTAATAGTGGGGATAGATTCACTGTTGCAACTCTACGAAGATAACATCTGGGAGCTTAATGCCTTAATGCTTGCAGGATTTGCTAGTATGATGGGAGACAAAGCTAGCAAGGGGATTGTGTTCCTAAATTCATCCGTGCTTAACCCAAAGACAGTTTTAAAGCTTGAGGAGATATTCCCTCGGGTTTTAAAGCTAGAACTAAAAGAAGGGCAGCTAATCCTTAGGATAGAAAAATCCGTTGATTTTGATGAGTACGGGCAAGAAATCAAAGTGAATGCCCAAAAACTGCAGGATGAACTGAGAACGTGA
- a CDS encoding radical SAM/SPASM domain-containing protein, which yields MYRNPRTKKFIEDLIDHKIVLPYDSNNPKFFPPGAIAVEITHRCNLKCRHCYVGTRENPTTLSVDVIQKLIWDMEKLGCYQLAIGGGEPTLHPDFEKILEIIHKSKIYAHIVTNGTTNLPQYLEKYANKKKKSFLVTISIDGPKEIHEKIRGRGIFEKIIENIKKLAELGWKPQIQTTVSLDTYHYIPALLNQIRDLPIRAWAVKMEYPVGNARSRVNLFPSPEEFVKMREDVYKWWESSGIKGIEFGDDLGYFPPALRKPAKKRAYYLCSAGVVQVTIDAEGNITPCTLIQIADGSSKYIAGNLYEDSLVEVWHKSEVLWEFRLMWPKNEPCTYCGFVCAKCPATVLTIAGDIKKPDPRCPMSKRRVNNGNS from the coding sequence ATCTATAGAAACCCAAGAACAAAAAAGTTTATAGAGGACCTTATAGATCATAAGATTGTCCTTCCCTATGATTCAAATAATCCCAAGTTCTTCCCACCAGGTGCTATAGCTGTTGAGATCACACATAGGTGTAATCTGAAATGCAGGCATTGTTATGTTGGTACCAGAGAGAATCCCACAACTCTCTCTGTAGATGTTATCCAAAAGTTAATATGGGATATGGAGAAGTTAGGATGTTATCAGCTCGCTATTGGTGGAGGCGAGCCTACTTTACATCCAGATTTTGAGAAAATTCTGGAAATCATCCATAAAAGTAAAATATATGCCCATATAGTTACAAATGGAACAACAAATCTCCCCCAGTATCTTGAAAAATACGCTAACAAAAAGAAAAAGAGCTTCCTAGTAACTATAAGCATAGATGGACCAAAAGAAATACATGAAAAAATTAGAGGAAGGGGGATATTTGAAAAAATTATAGAGAATATCAAGAAACTAGCAGAGTTAGGCTGGAAACCTCAAATTCAAACAACAGTTTCTTTAGACACATACCATTATATTCCTGCTCTGCTAAATCAAATTAGAGATTTACCAATAAGAGCATGGGCTGTTAAAATGGAATATCCTGTTGGTAATGCAAGATCTCGCGTCAATTTGTTCCCTTCACCTGAAGAATTCGTGAAGATGAGGGAGGACGTCTACAAATGGTGGGAAAGTTCGGGTATAAAGGGTATAGAATTTGGTGATGATTTGGGCTATTTCCCACCCGCTTTAAGAAAACCTGCTAAAAAGAGGGCGTATTACCTGTGTTCTGCTGGAGTTGTCCAGGTGACAATAGATGCTGAGGGGAATATAACTCCATGCACCCTTATTCAAATAGCAGATGGATCCTCCAAGTATATTGCAGGGAACCTATATGAGGATAGTCTTGTGGAAGTTTGGCATAAAAGTGAAGTTTTATGGGAATTCCGACTAATGTGGCCTAAAAATGAACCTTGTACCTATTGTGGTTTTGTATGTGCCAAGTGCCCAGCCACAGTGCTCACAATTGCAGGAGATATTAAAAAACCCGATCCTAGATGTCCAATGTCTAAAAGGAGGGTAAATAATGGGAATAGTTGA
- a CDS encoding YhbY family RNA-binding protein, with amino-acid sequence MEKRLPGKVRRAIRAKYYDIEPKAWVGKRGLDDSVIDEINTQLKKDGILKVEIKKGALISTQMDRKAIAEKVAELTDSELIDVRGKRFILFRPREGWEKYLKKLKLKELSKERREEKPVKKVKLDIAQFRKKFKKGRE; translated from the coding sequence ATGGAAAAGCGCTTACCTGGAAAGGTGAGAAGAGCTATAAGGGCTAAATATTACGATATTGAACCTAAAGCGTGGGTTGGTAAGAGAGGGTTAGATGATAGCGTCATTGACGAGATCAATACTCAGCTTAAGAAAGACGGGATATTAAAAGTTGAAATAAAAAAAGGTGCTTTAATATCAACCCAGATGGACAGAAAAGCGATAGCAGAAAAAGTTGCGGAGCTTACAGATAGTGAACTTATTGACGTGAGGGGCAAAAGGTTTATATTGTTCCGTCCCAGAGAGGGATGGGAAAAGTATTTAAAGAAGCTCAAGCTTAAGGAACTCTCGAAAGAGAGACGGGAGGAAAAACCCGTTAAGAAAGTCAAGCTCGACATTGCTCAATTTAGGAAAAAGTTCAAGAAAGGGAGGGAGTGA
- a CDS encoding 30S ribosomal protein S19e: MATVYDVPGDLLVERVAQKLKEIPEIKPPEWAPFVKTGRHKERLPEQDDWWYYRVASVFRKIYIDGPVGIERLRTWYGGRKNRGHAPEHFYKGSGSIIRKALQQLEAAGFVTKVPGEGRVVTPKGRSFLDKAATELKKELEEVIPELKKY, from the coding sequence ATGGCAACAGTTTATGACGTTCCCGGTGATTTACTCGTTGAGAGGGTAGCTCAAAAATTGAAAGAGATTCCCGAAATAAAGCCACCTGAGTGGGCACCCTTCGTTAAAACCGGCAGGCATAAGGAGAGACTCCCAGAGCAAGACGATTGGTGGTATTATAGAGTGGCTTCAGTCTTCAGAAAGATATACATTGACGGGCCAGTTGGTATTGAAAGGCTAAGGACTTGGTACGGTGGAAGGAAGAACAGAGGACACGCTCCAGAGCACTTCTACAAGGGAAGCGGAAGCATAATTAGGAAAGCCCTTCAGCAGCTTGAAGCGGCAGGGTTTGTCACAAAGGTACCTGGAGAGGGAAGGGTAGTTACACCAAAGGGAAGGAGCTTCCTTGACAAGGCAGCTACAGAGCTCAAGAAGGAGCTCGAAGAGGTAATCCCAGAGCTTAAGAAGTACTGA